GCTGGCCGGCGCACAACCGTATTATCTACCAACGCTGCCCGAAAACGGCTACCGCATGGAATTCAGCAGTGTGCCTGAATCAGTGCTGGCACGCACACAATTGGTTTATGTATGTTCACCGGGCAACCCTACCGGTCGAGTGATGACCCTGGATGAATGGCGCGAACTGTTCGCCTTATCCGACCGCTACGGCTTTGTCATTGCCGCAGATGAATGCTATTCCGAAATCTATTTCGACGAAGCCAATCCACCGCTAGGTGCGATGCAGGCCGCGCACCAACTGGGCCGCACTGACTATAAGAACCTGGTGGTATTTTCCAGCCTGTCAAAACGCTCCAATGTTCCTGGCATGCGCTCCGGTTTTGTCGCCGGCGATGCAGCAATCATTGCCAAGTTTCTGCTCTACCGCACTTATCATGGCTCAGCCATGTCACCCAGCGTGCAAATGGCCAGCGCTGCCGCTTGGGATGATGAAGCCCATGTGGTAGAAAACCGCCGCCTGTATGCCGAGAAGTTCGCTGCCGTACAACCGATGCTGAACAGCGTCATGTCCGCAGCCATGCCAGATGCCGCATTCTATATGTGGGTACGCGTACCTAGCGGCGACGACGCCACATTTGCCCGCCAGCTCTATCAGGATTATCACGTCACGGTATTGCCTGGCTCCTATCTGGCACGTGATGCCGATGGCATTAATCCAGGCCAAGGCTTTATCCGCATCGCACTTGTTGCACCCGTTGCTGATTGCATAGCGGCTGCAAGACGAATCCAGCAATTAATCATTCAAACCAGTTAATTTATTACAAAGGAATTAAAATGACCGAAATTCAACAACTTATCGAAGAAGCTTTCGAGCGCCGCGCCGACATTAACCCCAAGAATGCCGAGCCTAAACTCAAAGATGCCATTGCGCATGTGCTGGAACAATTGGATAAAGGCCATCTGCGTGTTGCCAGCAAGGAAAACGGCGAGTGGGTCACCCACCAGTGGCTGAAAAAGGCCGTATTGCTGTCATTCCGTCTCGAAGACAACTTCTTCATCAAAGGTGGTTTCACCAACTACTACGATAAAGTGCCGTCGAAATTTGCCGACTACAACAGCCGCGATTTCCGTGAAGGCGGTTTCCGCGTTGTGCCACCTGCTGCTGCACGCCGCGGCTCGTTTATCGGTAAGAACGTAGTGTTAATGCCTTCCTACATCAACATCGGCGCTTATGTCGATGAAGGCACCATGGTCGATACCTGGGCTACCGTTGGTTCCTGTGCCCAGATCGGTAAAAACGTCCACTTGTCCGGCGGCGTTGGCATCGGCGGCGTACTGGAGCCAGTTCAGGCCAACCCTACCATCATCGGTGACAACTGCTTCATCGGCGCGCGCTCAGAAGTTGTCGAAGGCGTCATCGTGGAAGATAACGTTGTGATCTCCATGGGTGTATACATCGGCCAGAGCACCAAGATCTACGATCGCGAAACCGGTGAAGTCACCTATGGCCGCGTACCCGCTGGCTCAGTAGTCGTCAGCGGCAACCTGCCTTCCAAAGATGGCAGCTACAGCCTGTATTGTGCCGTCATCGTCAAGAAAGTAGACGAGAAAACCCGTAGCAAAGTCGGCATCAACGAGTTGCTGCGCGGCATTTAAGCAAGCATCTGTAAACCTGTCCGGCTTTATCAGCACCCACGTGCCTCATAAAGGCGGACAGTCTCTCCAGCAACTGGCTCAGCTCACATACGCGCTACCCGCGTAATAAACATCTCCCTCACGTCTACGTAACACCCTCATGCTGCACAACATTGACGCACAGCTTGTCCCATATCGGTCATAACGGTACTGCCACAACCGCCAGAACCACACTAAAACTCTTTCTAACCCACACAATCTCCATTTCCAGCATGGAATGGCTCTTGCTTTAGTCATCATGCAAAAAATTGTATGCACTTTTGCTTCCGCCCTATCCATAAAGGAAAATTTATATGAAACGATGGTTCATCGCATTAGGTATGTTATGCATGTTAAACGTCTCCGGCATCATCCATGCCGACGACACTCCTCCAGCCCCCTCTCTGCCTGAAGCAACAACAGCAACAATTACCCCCCCATCGCCCGTCGACTCCGTGCCGGTAACTGTCATACCCCCTGCAGCAACCGCTCCAATTGCAGCTGTAGCGCCACCAAGTCCTTCTGCATTCATCAATACCGGCGACAATGCCTGGATGCTAACTTCAACCGCCCTGGTCTTACTAATGACTATCCCTGGTCTGGGCCTGTTCTATGGCGGCATGGTGCGCAAGAAAAATGTGCTGGCAACGCTGATGCAGGTATTTACCATCACCTGCCTGGTCACGGTGTTATGGATGATTGCTGGCTACAGCCTTGCCTTTACAGCCGGAAACAGTTTTATAGGTGGGATGAGTCGATTATTCCTGACGGGCATGGGTCTGGATAGTGCGAATCCGTTAGCTCCGACCATACCGGAAAGCACATACATGACTTTCCAGATGACCTTTGCCATCATCACGCCTGCCCTGATCATCGGTGCCTTTGCTGACCGGATGAAATTTTCAGCGCTCATCCTGTTTATCTCTGCCTGGCTACTTGCCGTCTACGCACCCATTGCGCACATGGTATGGGGTCCCGGCGGCTGGCTAGCCGCCGACGGCGTGCTGGATTATGCCGGTGGTACGGTAGTCCACACCAATGCCGGTGTCGCCGGTCTGGTCGCGGCATTGGTAATTGGTAAACGCGTAGGTTACGGCACGGAACCCATGCCCCCGCACAATCTAGTCCTGGCCATGATCGGCGCTTCATTATTATGGGTAGGCTGGTTCGGTTTTAATGCAGGTTCGGCAGGTGCAGCCAGCGATCGCGCCGGTATGGCAATGGCCGTAACTCAGATTGCCACAGCCACGGCAGCGCTAAGCTGGATGTTTGTGGAATGGATGGGCAGAGGCAAACCAAGTCTGCTCGGTATCTGCTCCGGCGCAGTAGCGGGACTGGTAGCTATCACCCCTGCTTCCGGTTTTGTTGCACCTTCTGGCGCACTGGTTATTGGCCTGGCTGCCGGTGCAGGATGCTATTGGGGTGCGGTATACCTGAAACGCATGATCGGCTACGATGACTCCCTTGATGCATTTGGCGTACATGCCATCGGCGGTATTCTGGGTGCGCTACTGACCGGCGTGTTCGCAGTCAAGGCTATCGGCGGCACTGCTGGCGTGCTGGAAGGCAATACCGACCAACTGCTCATCCAGGCAACCGGTGTGGGTGTTACCATCGTATATGATGCCGTCATCACCTACATCATCCTCAAACTGGTGGATGCATTCATAGGATTGCGTGTAACCGAAAATCAGGAAGAAGAAGGTCTTGATATCAGCTTGCATGGTGAACGTTTAGAATAAGTACACAGCACTAACATTGTGTCCGACTACCTGCTGCACTGCATTCCATAGTGCAACAGGTGGTTACGGCCAGCAGCCCAAATTAGGGCCTATACATACAATCACGCCCAGTTTCACAGCAACTTCCCACCATTATCCACCACATAAACAAACTGCAAAGTCATTCTTAACAAATTGATTAAACAGGTTAATTAACAAAACAAACACCCATCATCAGCCGACTATGCAAATGGTATGATTTTTGCTGTAACAGACTGTGATAACACAACCTAGCGAGGTGCAGCTGTGGATACTGACTTTATACAACTACAACTAATGACACGCCTTAAGCTTCAGCTAAAGCGCCGTCTTGACATTAAAATGGACATCCATCAGTTTCTGGCTGATCGCAATTATGCGCAGCAGATGCTGCAGATTGCCGATGAGTCAGAGGATGAAGATCTGATTATGTACGCGCTGCAAATTTCAAATAACTTAGGATGGCTGGGCACCAAGTCTGCCCCTGCAAAAAAACCATTTTTCGAATTACCTAAAAGAACGCCTGAAGCCGAGCAATCCTTGCTCGCCGCGACCACGCCGCAATACATTTACGGCACACGCGGCTGACAAAAATCCGTAACCAACGAGCTGGTTACGGTAAAAAGCTTAACATTACCAATCCCTGCAGGGTAAGAATTAAACTGCACCTGATTACACTAACAACCAGGCCAACATAATGCAATTCAGGATAACGGTAGCCCAAAACGCAACCTGAAAAGATATTTTCCTTGATTTGTGACGCAACAGTCTTTGCGCAACAAACGCCCCCGGCCACCCGCCGAATAAGGATAAAAGATGCAAGCTGATCTCTGGTGTTCGCCATTGATTGGCTCGAGCAGCGGATTTATCAAACGCATAGGCGATAAACGTGATGCTACTGACAAGGCAATACACCGCGACAACATAAAACGCTACACTACCTATAGCCGACAAATCAGTAAAACCAGAAGACATCAACGTAGCAGCAGAATTGCCAGACTGACCACGGCAACGCCACTCATAACTGCCAAACCACCCGCCAACCACAGAATTCTTACGCGGTTAGTCTCAACATGCTTAATCAATTGGGCGTTCTGATCAGCCAAAACCTGTATTAACTCTGAAGACGTCAGCATCTGGCCACGCAAATCAGCGACTGCGGCCTCTGTAGCGGCAAGTTGCGCCTGAAGCTTGATGATGGATTGCGCTTCCGGCGACAGCGCAGACGGTATATCGACAGGCGGCACCTCCTCGGGTTGAGACTGATTTGCTACCGTATTCCAGAGTTTCTTCGCCCGCTCCAGCACCTTGGGCGCATTGCTGATGACCTCACCCCAGGGAACCAACTGTAAAACCGCCAACAAACCAATAGCCATTTATCCGCCTTCCATCAATGTAATCGAACACATCTGCATCCATTATCAGGTTATGAGCATAAACTTTAATCTTAGTCACATGCTGCAAACTTATTTGTTCTTACTTTTCCGATCGCGCTTACTCCAGTACTGGAATTCATCCTCATATACCTCCATGTCCACCTCCATGACTCTGGTCTGAAGTCGTCCCTGAACATCGGAAACAGCTTTGTTATAAACAAGCGGACCAAGCTCTTGGAGCAAGAAATCAAGGAAAGTATCAGCTGCAAGATTACCGATAGTGTCATCCATATTTTCTGCGAAATACCGTTGGATAGAAACGATCACCTCGTTTCGATTTTCCTTGCTAAGCTCAATTGTCATATTAATGTAATTTAATAAATAGCTATGTTATATAATTGAATAGAAGATAAATACAACGGGGATCCAGCTCCATACAGTTCGGATAACTATTGAGTGGACATTAAGCAACAAATCAACACACATGAGACGTATTAGCCAGAACGCTTTTCCAGCATCACCAACGCAATGCCTCCAAGAATGGCTATCGAAGCCAATCCTAAACGTAAAGTTATCGGCTCACCAAGGAAAACAATACCACCCAGGGCAGCAATGACCGGAACACTTAACTGCACCGTCGCCGCATGTGTGGCTTTCAATTCAGGTAATGCGGCATACCAGATAGCGTAACCTATTCCGGAAGCCAAAGCACCTGAGAAAACTGCATACCAGAACCCAGCTGCATCCATAGCCAAACCATGCAACATCAACACACTCAATGTTGCCGCAAAAGGAATAGCGCGCAGAAAATTCCCCGCAGTCACATTGGTTGGATCGCCCGTTCCTTTCCCGCGTAAAGAATATACCCCCCAAGCTATCCCGGCACCCAACATCACAATGGAAGAGTACAGCGATGGTGCTGAAAGGCCCGGCAGCAGCAAAACGACAAGCCCACTGAAAGCAAGTACCAGGCCGACGACCTGCAAGCCCAGAAGCCGCTCTCCCCGCCAAATGCCATAACCTATCATCGTTGCCTGAACAGCACCAAATAGCAGCAATGCTCCTGTTGCTGCAGGCAGGTTCACATAAGCAAATGAAAAGCCGGCCGCATAAAGAAACAATGCAAATGCAGATAACCAGTTACCGCCACTGCTACGCTTACCGTGACGCAGATGCACCACCAGCCAAAGCATTAAAGCCCCGGAAACGACTCGAATCAAAGTAAAACTCACTGCATCTATGCTGGTATGTTTAAGGGCAACCCGGCAAAGCAACGAATTAGCCGCAAAAGCAACCATTGCCAGTGATGTCAGTGAAATTATCCGGATATAAGACATTAAAAGCTCTTTGCAGAAAGGTATTTGATTTGATTGCCTGCATTGATTTCAATCACCGCCACCGCCACCGCCACTTCCGCAACCACTGCCACCGCAGCTTGATGCATCCCCGGAACTGCATCCGATATCCCCCGCACAATAACCACCCGTGCTGGAGTTACCTGCATTTAACTGGCTTTTACAATTTAATGAATATTTGAACCCATTTTCAATCTCCAGCAAACCGTCAATTGCGAACAGCAATGGCAGCCGTTCAGGCGCTTTCGGATTAATACGCTCTTTCATGCACGACAACCTCCACGCGCGTTTTATACCTTCTTCTGCATGGGTGGGTGTAGTCATCGCCTCTGTAGGCGTGTGATGCAGGAATCTGCCCAACGCTTTTTTACTGAAATGTTCGTAAGCTCTGGTGCAGATAATGAACTCATGCCATGCCACATCAACTGCCTGCGATGGCATAGCAACCATTCTCCAGTTCGCCTTGTTACAAATATGGAAATATGAACGCAATCCATCAAAAATAAGCTCAATCTGCTCATCATTTAGATGAGGATATTGATTAGCCACCTTTTTCTTGATAGAGGGATGAAAAGCAAAACTCTCAATAAAGCTTAACTGATGACCTCTCCTGAGACCATAGCGCCATAAAATCGCCGCGGCCATAATGACTAATAAAATCAGTAGCGAAAAATCCATTTAACGAACGACCATTTCTTAACTCATCTAAAGGCAAGATACCCACCGCACCATAATCGAAACAAACTCTGAAAATACAACGATAACATAAGCCTAATCTGAAGCCAGGCCAATCTCTCTCAACCATCAACAAAGCAAACAGAGAACGAACTATAGATCTATTTAACAATGGGCCTGTAGTCTCAGCTATCCGTTTGCCTATATCAAACAGCTCTTCACAGCATTCAGTCTGCTCACACACGGGTGTCGGATCATCCGCACAACAATTCCCGACAATAATTCCAACGTAGCAAATCTCGGTAATTACTCGAAGTAGAATAGCTTTGGCACTGGCGGCAAAGAGTACTTAAAGGTGTGTCGTTACGAGTAACCACGTGGAGTTTATCAGACGCCGTTACCACTGATAATAACTGGACAAGCGTCGCCAACGCAGTTCGGCTGCCATCTGGCGGATACGCTGGGGATCTAGTTTCACGGGTTCTTGCCTAATCATAGTCAAGTCTTTTCAAACCGCTGAATCATTCCGCCCAACGAACGAGCTTTTCCTAATGTATCTAGTGACATGATATCCACTACACTGAAATCGCAACAAACTATTGATCTTGTAACAAAAAGACCTTGGTCTCGGCTGTTCGTTTGTCTATATCGAACTGCACTTCACAATATTCAGTCTGCTCACACACCGGTGTCGGATCGTCTGCACAACAACTCCCGGCAATGATCCCGGCATAGAAAATACCGGTTTTTGCACGAATCAGATCAGATGTCTCCGTGACACTCAGGATTACCACGCTGATAGCAGCATCGCTGACATAGCTGCTTTGTGATAAACCCGCCTGCAGGGGAAGAAGCTCGGCATCCAGATTTTGTATTTCATGCTTTAGGATGTTCTCAAATTCGGGGGTGCGCCAGGCTTGTAATGCATTAATCAACTTGATCATGGGTATTACACCTATAAAATCATATGTGTTGGCTTCCATCGCACACTCGCTCTATTCTGCAATCATGCACCACCAATATAACTAAAATATACAGTCCTGCCAGACCTTTGCCTTTGAGTCCAAGCCGATAATTCGTTGCAGCGTTAATTTGATCGCACTTGCTCAAACTTCTCACGCAAACTTTTCAGTACGTCAGGCTCACCTCTGACTTGGAAATAGGCACCCTCTTCGTCTGCTCGTTCTTCCAGTACCTTGCAATTTTCATAGATTTCGCTGCGCAGTTGTTGAGCCGACCAGGGCAGGAACAATTCGTCTTCGACCAGATCCTGCTGAAAAAACTCAACGATTGCTTTATGCAGCTTCGCGACATCGTCCGGGCGGCGCGCACTCATCACGATACAGCCAGGGTACTTTGCCTTTAGCGCCGCCTCACACTCAGCTTGTGCTGCTGCGTCCCCGACGTGATCGATTTTGTTAAAAACACGGATACGCGGAACATCCTGGGCACCAATTTCTTCCAGCACTTCGTTGGTGACTTCGAGCTGGCGTTCAAATCCGGGATCACTGGCATCAATAACGTGCAGTAACAGCGATGCATCCAGCGCTTCATCGAGCGTTGATTTGAATGATGCGACCAGACCATGTGGCAGGTTTTTGATGAAACCGACTGTGTCACTGACCAGCACACGTGGCACACTCTCTGGCTGGAGAACGCGCACGGTGGTATCAAGCGTAGCAAACAGTTTATTGGCGACCAGCACTTCGCTGCCAGTCAACGCCCGCATCAAGGTGGATTTGCCAGCGTTGGTGTAACCGACCAGCGCTACAGATGCCTGACTGCGGCGCTCTTGCCGACGCGCGCGCTGTATCTTGCGGTCAGCGTCCATTGCGATAATTTCCATCTGCAACTCAGCGATGCGGTCGCGGATCTTGCGCCGATCCAGCTCGGTGTGCGACTCGCCAGCGCCACGACCACCAACGCCGCTACGTTGACGGCCTTGCGGTCCAGCCAACTTTGCCATTTCGCGCAGTCGAGGCGCCATGTAGCCGAGACGTGCGATCTCCACCTGTGCGCGTGCGGCGGGTGAGCGTGCGTTGCGATGAAAAATTTCCAGGATGACCATGGTACGGTCCATCACCGAGCAGCCAACCTCCTTCTCCAAATTGCGCGCCTGTGAAGGTGATATCTCGTGGTCAACCAGTATGGCGTCAATGTAGTCGTCTTCAGCTTCTTCAGCCTGATGGCTGTCGGCAGACTCAAATGCACTGTTCACGTATTGGTGTATTTCCTCGCGCTTGCCGACGCCCAGATAGGCGGTTCGGTCGAAGCTGATGCGCTTCTGCGTAAAGGTATGCACGACCTCGTAGCCCAGCGTTTTTGCGAGCTCGCGCAATTCAGTCAGCGATGCTTCGAATTCCAAATCGGTCACGTTAGGCAGTTGCACAGCCGCGACGACTGCACGCTTGGGCTTCTCTTGGGTTTCTGTACGCATTCGCTGAGTGTTTCTCTTTGGTAAATAAAGTCGGATTACGATTATCGTCGATAAAGGCTTGCAGGAGAAGCAAACATTAGCGAGCCTTACTCAAAACGGCCTGAGCATAAGCATGGCTAACGCACCCTGGCCGCCATCACCCGGGCAAATGCCGAGGTGCCAATATACCCATCTGCATCCAGTGCATTGGCGCGCTGAAAATCCCGCAAAGCACGGTGAGTTTTAGGGCCGGTCATGCCATCCGGCTTGCCGGCATTAAATCCTTGCGCATTCAGCGCAGACTGCAATTCCTTGATCTGTGTCCGAGTCAGCGGCATATCGTCTTTCGGCCATGTGCCAACAAAGACATTGCCACCGGCGATACGCTCAGCAAGATACGCAACACCGAGTGCATATGCATTGGAATTGTTATAGCGTTTGATCACATCAAAATTCGGGTAGGTAAGGAAAGCCGGACCGGACCGGCCTGCCGGCAACTCCAGCTTTGCGCTTCGCGCCATATCCTCGGCTGACCACGGCGCATCCCCAACCTGGCGTACTCCGCGTTTTTCCCATACGCTGA
The Sulfuriferula thiophila DNA segment above includes these coding regions:
- the dapC gene encoding succinyldiaminopimelate transaminase translates to MNPYLDRLQPYPFQKLRELFAGITPSTEYSAINLSIGEPKHATPEFIKQALIANLDGLASYPLTAGVPALRIAIANWIARRYAIPAPDTDTQILPVNGSREALFAFAQTIIDPCFAEPVVISPNPFYQIYEGAALLAGAQPYYLPTLPENGYRMEFSSVPESVLARTQLVYVCSPGNPTGRVMTLDEWRELFALSDRYGFVIAADECYSEIYFDEANPPLGAMQAAHQLGRTDYKNLVVFSSLSKRSNVPGMRSGFVAGDAAIIAKFLLYRTYHGSAMSPSVQMASAAAWDDEAHVVENRRLYAEKFAAVQPMLNSVMSAAMPDAAFYMWVRVPSGDDATFARQLYQDYHVTVLPGSYLARDADGINPGQGFIRIALVAPVADCIAAARRIQQLIIQTS
- the dapD gene encoding 2,3,4,5-tetrahydropyridine-2,6-dicarboxylate N-succinyltransferase, with amino-acid sequence MTEIQQLIEEAFERRADINPKNAEPKLKDAIAHVLEQLDKGHLRVASKENGEWVTHQWLKKAVLLSFRLEDNFFIKGGFTNYYDKVPSKFADYNSRDFREGGFRVVPPAAARRGSFIGKNVVLMPSYINIGAYVDEGTMVDTWATVGSCAQIGKNVHLSGGVGIGGVLEPVQANPTIIGDNCFIGARSEVVEGVIVEDNVVISMGVYIGQSTKIYDRETGEVTYGRVPAGSVVVSGNLPSKDGSYSLYCAVIVKKVDEKTRSKVGINELLRGI
- a CDS encoding ammonium transporter, which produces MKRWFIALGMLCMLNVSGIIHADDTPPAPSLPEATTATITPPSPVDSVPVTVIPPAATAPIAAVAPPSPSAFINTGDNAWMLTSTALVLLMTIPGLGLFYGGMVRKKNVLATLMQVFTITCLVTVLWMIAGYSLAFTAGNSFIGGMSRLFLTGMGLDSANPLAPTIPESTYMTFQMTFAIITPALIIGAFADRMKFSALILFISAWLLAVYAPIAHMVWGPGGWLAADGVLDYAGGTVVHTNAGVAGLVAALVIGKRVGYGTEPMPPHNLVLAMIGASLLWVGWFGFNAGSAGAASDRAGMAMAVTQIATATAALSWMFVEWMGRGKPSLLGICSGAVAGLVAITPASGFVAPSGALVIGLAAGAGCYWGAVYLKRMIGYDDSLDAFGVHAIGGILGALLTGVFAVKAIGGTAGVLEGNTDQLLIQATGVGVTIVYDAVITYIILKLVDAFIGLRVTENQEEEGLDISLHGERLE
- a CDS encoding DUF1294 domain-containing protein, whose translation is MSSGFTDLSAIGSVAFYVVAVYCLVSSITFIAYAFDKSAARANQWRTPEISLHLLSLFGGWPGAFVAQRLLRHKSRKISFQVAFWATVILNCIMLAWLLV
- a CDS encoding DUF2164 domain-containing protein is translated as MTIELSKENRNEVIVSIQRYFAENMDDTIGNLAADTFLDFLLQELGPLVYNKAVSDVQGRLQTRVMEVDMEVYEDEFQYWSKRDRKSKNK
- a CDS encoding DMT family transporter codes for the protein MSYIRIISLTSLAMVAFAANSLLCRVALKHTSIDAVSFTLIRVVSGALMLWLVVHLRHGKRSSGGNWLSAFALFLYAAGFSFAYVNLPAATGALLLFGAVQATMIGYGIWRGERLLGLQVVGLVLAFSGLVVLLLPGLSAPSLYSSIVMLGAGIAWGVYSLRGKGTGDPTNVTAGNFLRAIPFAATLSVLMLHGLAMDAAGFWYAVFSGALASGIGYAIWYAALPELKATHAATVQLSVPVIAALGGIVFLGEPITLRLGLASIAILGGIALVMLEKRSG
- a CDS encoding glycine-rich domain-containing protein, coding for MDFSLLILLVIMAAAILWRYGLRRGHQLSFIESFAFHPSIKKKVANQYPHLNDEQIELIFDGLRSYFHICNKANWRMVAMPSQAVDVAWHEFIICTRAYEHFSKKALGRFLHHTPTEAMTTPTHAEEGIKRAWRLSCMKERINPKAPERLPLLFAIDGLLEIENGFKYSLNCKSQLNAGNSSTGGYCAGDIGCSSGDASSCGGSGCGSGGGGGGD
- the hflX gene encoding GTPase HflX, with amino-acid sequence MRTETQEKPKRAVVAAVQLPNVTDLEFEASLTELRELAKTLGYEVVHTFTQKRISFDRTAYLGVGKREEIHQYVNSAFESADSHQAEEAEDDYIDAILVDHEISPSQARNLEKEVGCSVMDRTMVILEIFHRNARSPAARAQVEIARLGYMAPRLREMAKLAGPQGRQRSGVGGRGAGESHTELDRRKIRDRIAELQMEIIAMDADRKIQRARRQERRSQASVALVGYTNAGKSTLMRALTGSEVLVANKLFATLDTTVRVLQPESVPRVLVSDTVGFIKNLPHGLVASFKSTLDEALDASLLLHVIDASDPGFERQLEVTNEVLEEIGAQDVPRIRVFNKIDHVGDAAAQAECEAALKAKYPGCIVMSARRPDDVAKLHKAIVEFFQQDLVEDELFLPWSAQQLRSEIYENCKVLEERADEEGAYFQVRGEPDVLKSLREKFEQVRSN